TCGGCGGCCATGTCGATCCAGCGGTCGAGCTGGACCTCGACGATGGTGTGCTCGCCCGCCCGCACCTCGACGGGGCGCGAGACGGGCTCGTATTCGAAGCCGCGCCAGGCTTCCAGGCTCGCCTCGCCGGCGGGGAGGGTCACCGTGAAGCTGCCGTCGCTGTGGAAGTAGTAGTCCTCGGTAACGCTGACGACGCGCGGATAGCTGCCGTGGGGGAAGTACGCCCGCCCGTCGGCGCCCGTCAGATAGATGCGTGACGGCAACAGCTCGCCGCCGGAGTCGGTGACGCGCACCCGCAGCTGGCCGGTCGGCTCCGACCACGCGTAGCCGTCGATGCGCACTCGCCGGGGCTGCCCGCCGCCGCGCCCGACCGTGTACAGCGCGAAGCCCATCCCGCCGTCGATGGTGCGCGGCTGGTCGTCGGTGCCGCCGTTGCGGGCAAAGACGATGCGCTCGCCATCCGGTGACCATGACGGGAAGTACTCGTCCGTGCGCGTGTGCGTGAGGCGCACCGGCTGGATGCCGCGCAGCGACTTCGCGCTGGGGACGGCGTAGAGATCGTTGTTGCCGGACGCGTCGGTGATGTACGCGACGATGCCCCCGTGGGAGGCGACGACCGGAGCCGCCTGGTAGTTGGTCTCGATGCGGATGAGGAGTTCGGACTCCCCGGTCTCCGCGCGCCAGCGCCAGAGCGAGCCCGAGCCCAGCGCGGCCTCGCCACGCCGGGACACGAAGACGATGTCGCCGCTCGAACCGACCCAGTCGCCGGCCATGTCGTTCACGTCGGGATCGGCGATCACCGGCTCGGCGGCCGCGCGCGCCAGGTCGTACACCCAGAGGTCGAAGGTGCCGTCGCGCTCGGTGGTGAAGAGGATGCGCGAGCCGTCGGGCGACCAGCGGGGCCGGAGGTCCAGAAACGGATGATCGGTCAGCTGCCGCGACGCGCCCGTCGAGACCTCCACCACGAAGATGTCGAAGTTGCGGTCGATGTCGGCCGCGTAGGCGACCTGGCGCCCGTCGGGTGACCAGCTGGGCTGGGAATGATAGCCGGGGCCGCTGCTCAACTGGCGCGCCGTCCCGCCCTCGACCGGGACGATCCAGATCCTCCCCTGGTACGCAAACGCCAGTTCTTCACCGTCCGGCGACCACGCGGGATAGGTGGGGGAAGCCGTCACTGGCGGGGGAAAATAGCTCTCCATGTACATCCGTCCCGCGCCACCGGCACCCGCGAGCGACGGGTAGCCTCCGGGGAACGGGTCCGGGTACTCGTAGGCGTCCTGGGCGGCCGAGGCCGGGACCGGCGAGGAGGGCAGGACGGCCGCGGCAAAACCGGGGGCGAGAAGAAGGGCGGGCCGGAGGAGCGGAACGCGGAGGAAACCGCGCAGCGATGCGATGCGGTTCATCGGTCGATCTCCTTTGGGAATGAGCGACAATGGATGCAGGATAGGTGTCAGGCACCTGTGTGACGAACCGGGCTGCGGCTTCCCGGGACCGGGCAGCCGGTTCGGGGACGGGCAGCGCGGTGGGCGCGAAAACGAAGGAGACCGGTTGCCGTCCGCGCCCATCCGGTGGAGTTTGCGCAGGACTTTGTACGTCAACTGAATTCCGCGAGCAAGCCGATGGATGAGAAGAATCGCCCCCTGACAAACCCGCTGGCGGTGGGAGCCGCCGCCGCCCTTCTGGCAACCCTGGCCACCGCCCAACCGGCGGCGGCACAGAGCCACTTTGAGCCCATGGACGTCTTTGCGCTCGAGTTCGCGGCCGACCCGCAGATCTCCCCGGATGGCAGCCGGGTCGTCTACGTGCGCAACTCGATGGACATCATGCGCGACCGGCGCCGGTCGGAACTGTGGATCGTGGACGTGGACGGGTCCGGGCACCGGCGCCTGGGCGAGGGAGGATCGCCGCGCTGGTCCCCGGACGGCACCCGGCTCGCCTACACGGCGGGTGGGCAGATCCACCTGCGCTGGATGGACACCGGCGAGACCGCCACACTGACCCAGCTTACCGAGTCGCCGGGCGGCATCCGCTGGTCGCCCGACGGCCGCCGGATCGCCTTCAACATGCTGGTGCCCTACCCGGCGCCCAGCCTGGTGGCGCCGCCGCGCCCGCCCGAGGGGGCCGAGTGGGCGGCTCCGCCCATCATGGAGGACCGCTTCAAGAACCGGCAGGACGGGGTCGGCTACCTGGACTTCGGCTACAGCCACCTCTTCGTCATCCCGGCGGAGGGGGGCACCCCGGTCCAGGTGACCACGGGCGACTTCCAGCACTCCAGCGCGGCGGCCTGGACGCCCGACGGCGGGAGCCTCGTGTTCTCGTCCAACCGCAACCCGGACTGGGTGCTCGACTACCGGAACTCCGAGCTGTACATCGCGCCGGTTGCGGGCGGGGAGATTCGCGCCCTGACCGACCGTTCCGGTCCCGACCAGAGCCCCGCGGTCTCCCCGGACGGGCGGCAGATGGCCTTCGTCGGCTACGAGGACCGCACGCGCACCTACCAGGTGAGCCGGCTGCAGGTCATGAACCTGGACGGCAGCGGTGGGCGCGTCCTGACAGGCGGCCTGGACCGCAGCGTCGCGAACCCGGTGTGGGCGTCGGACGGCAGCGGCCTCTACTTCCAGTACGACGACGAGGGCAACTCCAAGGTCGGGTTCGTGACGCTGGACGGTGAGATCGACGTGCTGGCGGAGGACCTGGGCGGCACTTCGTACGGCCGGCCCTACGGGGGCGGGTCGTTCTCGGTCGCGGGGGACGGCAGCATCGCGCTCAACCAGACCCGCCCGGACATGCCCGGCGAGGTCGCCGTGCGCCTTCGCGGCGACAACGAACCGCGGCGCATCACCGCGCTCAACGACGATCTGCTCGCAAACCGCACGCTGGGAGAGGTGGAAGAGATCTGGTGGGAATCGTCGTTCGACGGCCGTCCCATCCAGGGCTGGATCGTCAAGCCGCCGGACTTCGACCCGGCGCGGCGCCATCCGTTGATCGTCGAGATCCACGGCGGTCCGGTCTCCAACTACGGCGACCGGTTCTCCGCCGAGATGCAGCTTCTCGCCGCCGCGGGGTACGTCGTCCTCTATCCCAACCCCAGGGGCAGCACCAGCTACGGCGAGGAGTTCGCGGACCTGCTCTACCACAACTATCCCGGCCAGGACTACGACGACATCATCTCCGGCGTCGACGCGGTGATCGACAGGGGGTACATCGACGAGAACAACCTCTTCGTCACCGGGGGCAGCGCGGGCGGGATCATGACCGCGTGGATCGTCGGCAAGACCGATCGATTCCGCGCCGCGGTGGCGCAGAAGCCGGTCATCAACTGGATCAGCAAGACGCTCACCGCGGACAACTGGTACGGCTACTACTTCAGCCGCTATGACGGTCTGCCCTGGGAGAACCCCGACCCCTACTGGGAATTCTCTCCGCTGTCCCTGGCCGGCGAAATCAACACCCCGACGCTGATCATCACCGGCGAGGAGGACCTGCGCACGCCGCTGTCGGAGTCGTACCAGCTCTTCCACGCCCTGAAGATGCGCGAGATCGACACGGCGGTGATCCGGCTGCCCGGGGCCTCCCACGACATGAGCCGGCGACCCAGCCAGCTCATGGCCAAGATCGCCAACATCGTGGCCTGGTTCGACAAATACCGGGCGACCCCGCGGGCCAGCTGAGGCCAGCCGGCGCGCCCCGCCAACCCCCTTTCCTTCGCAAACCGGACCGAATCCATGACCAGCCTGCGCATCTTGCTCGCCCTCGTCGTCGCCGTGACCATTGCCAAGGTGGCCGGCGGCATCGTGTCCGGCAGCCTGGCGCTCCTCGCCGACGCCGGATACGGCCTGACCCTGGGCGTGGCCCTGGGACCGGCGCTGCTGGCGGCCGGATCGGACGCGCCCGCTGGCGCGGTGCGGCGCACCTTCCGCTACCAGCGCGCCGACATCGTGGCCTCTCTGGCCAGCGCGCTCGTGCTGTGGGGGATCGCGGCGTGGATTCTGCTCGAGGCGTGGGGCCGGTTCGGCGAGGTCTCCGATGTCGACGGCGGTCTCCTGCTGGGTATCGCGGTGATCGGGCTGGCGGTGCATCTCATCGTCATGCTCATGCTGAGACAGCCCGCGCAGAAGCACGGGGGCGCCGCGCACGCCCTGGAGCAGACCCTCCCGAGCGTCATGGGTCCGGCGGCCGCGGTCCTGGCGGGCCTGGCCATCCAGATGTTCGGATGGCAGGCGGCGGATCTCGCGTGCGCGGCCCTGATCGCCATCCTGGCGCTCGTCAACACCTGGCGCCTGCTGGCCCACGTCGTCCACGTGCTGCGCGGGGGCACGCCGGAGCACATCGACGTCGACCGGCTCTGCCGCCGGATCGAGGACCTGCCCGGGGTGACCCTGATGCACGACGTGCACGTCTGGACGCAGACGCCGGGAAGCGACGCCCTCGCCGCCCATGTCCTGGTCGACCCGGAGCGCCGGGGGGAGATGGACTCCCTGCTCGGCCGCATCCGGACCATCGCCAACGAGGAGTTCGACATCCGGCACGTGACCGTCCAGCTGGAGACCACGGCCGCGAACTGGAAGGAAGATCCCCGCGTCGCTGCGCGGCTCGGGCGGCGCGGCTAGCCATCGCGTGGACCAATTGATTGCCTACGCGCGGCCGGCGTGACCCCGTGCGGCGAATCCTCGTCCTGAACTGGCAGGACCGGGAAAACCCGCAGGCCGGTGGAGCCGAAGAGCACGTCCACCAGGTCTTCGGCCGACTCGCCGGACGGGGCTACGAGGTTGCGCTGCTGGCCTCGGGCTTCGAGGAGTGCGAGCCCCGCGTGCGGCTGGACGGCATCGAGGTTCACAGGACCGGCGGACGCTACACCTTCTCGATGGCCGCGCCCTGGTACTACCTGCGCAACCTGCGGCGCGAACGCTGGGACGTGGTGGTGGACAACCTCAACAAGGTGCCCCTCTTCTCTCCGTGGTGGGCGTCGGCCCCGGTGGTGCCGCTCGTGCACCACCTGTTCGGGCTCACCGCCTTCCGCGAAGCCTCCTTCCCCCTCGCGGCGGCGACCTGGCTCATGGAGCGGCCGCTCCCGCTGGTGTATCGACGCCGGCCCACCATTGCGGTTTCGCGGAGCACGCGCGACGACCTGACCCGACGAGGACTGCGGGCTCCCATGGAGGTCATTCCGGTCGGGGTCGACACCGCGCACTACGCGCCGCACGCGGAGGGCCGCAGGACGCCCGCGCCTTCTCTGCTGTACCTGGGACGCCTCAAGCGCTACAAGGGCGTCGATCTGCTGGTGCGCGCGGTGGCGAAGCTTGCGCGGCAGGGACTGCGCGTCGACTTGAAGGTGGCCGGCGCGGGCGACGCCCGCCCGGAGCTGGAGCGGCTGGCAGGCGAGCTGGGCGTGGAGGATCGGGTCATCTTCCTCGGATTCGTGGACGACCGGACGAAGATCGACCTGATGCGCACATCGTGGGTGCACGGGCTCACGTCTCCCAAGGAGGGCTGGGGGATCACTGTGCTCGAGGCCGGCGCCTGCGGCACGCCCTCGGTCGCGAGTGACGCCCCCGGGCTGCGCGAGGCGGTGCTGGATGGAAAGACCGGACTGCTGGTGCCCCACGGCGACGTCGAAGCCCTGGCCGGGGCGGTCCGGAGGCTGGTCACGGACGGGGAACTTCGCGGGCAACTCGGAGCGGGCGCGCGCGCCTACGCCGAGTCGCTGTCGTGGGACGCAACCAGCGTCGCGGTGGAGCGCTTTCTGCTTGCGGTTTCCTCCGGCGAGGCGGTGTCCTGAGGCCCGGGGAGCGGGCCGACCACTATCCCAACCCGAAATCCTGCGCGATGGCGTGACAGGTCGCCGCGGCCGAGAGGACCACGCCCGGCACGCCCGCGCCGGGATGGGTTCCGGCTCCCGCGAGGTAGAGCCCGCCCACCTCTTCGCTCCGGTTGTGCGGCCGGAACCAGGCGGTCTGGGTCAGCCTGGGCTCGATTCCGAAGGCGTTGCCCAGGACCGCGCCGAACTGGGTCGCGAAGTCGTCGGGGGTGAAGACCTCCCGCACCTCCACGGCCCCGGTGAGCCCCTCCAGCCCCCAGGCTTCCAGGGCGTCGAGGACGCGAAGCGTCATCCGGGGAGCCTCGATGGCCCAGTCGATGCCCGAGGCGGCGTTCGGAACGGGCACGAGGACATACATGCTCTCACAGCCCGGAGGCGCCATGGAGGGGTCGGTCCGGGACGGCGTGTGCAGGTACATGCTGAAGTCTCCGGCCAGCGTCTTCCGGTCGAAGATATCCCGCACCAGGCCCTCGTACCGGGGCCCGACGATGATGGTGTGGTGCATGAGCTGCGGGTAACGCCTGCGCACGCCGAGATAGAGCAGGAAGCAGCTCATCGACTGATGCAGGCGCGCGAGCCGGTCGTCGGTCCAGCGGCGCCGGCGCACATGGCCCAGGAGCCGCCCGTAGGTGTGCCCCGGGTCGGCGTTGCTCACGACGATATCGGCGGGAAGGAAGGACCGGGGCAGTTCGCGGCCCCCCGTCCCGCCCACGCGAACGCCCCTCACCCTTCGCCTGAGCACCTCCACGCGCAGTGCCGGCGTTTCCGTGTACAAGACGCCGCCGATCTCGCGGAAGACGGTCTCAAGGGCGGTGACCAGGCTGTACATGCCCCCGCGCGCGTACCAGACGCCGCCTTCCTTCTCCAGGTACGGGATCATGAGAAAGATGGAGGGGGCGCGGAACGGGTTGCCTCCCAGAAACAGAGGATGGAACGAGTACAGGAAACGGTGTCGCCAGTTGTGGAAGTGTCGCGCCACGGAGCGGGCGACCGGCCTCCAGGCGTTCAGGCGGGCCACCCGGGGCGCGAACCGGACCATGGCGGCAAGCGTGTCGAAGGGGCGGGCCCCCAGCCCCTCGGTGATGACGGCGTCATGGATGGGCCGGAGAGCGGCGAAGAAGTCCTCGAGGCGCGCCGCGTCGCCGGGGTAGTACCTGGCCATCGACGCCTTCATGCGCTCCATGTCCGAGGTGTAGTCGAGCCAGGTGCCGTCGTGAAACCAGACCCGGTAGAAGGGGTCGAGGGGGACCAGGGAGACGTAGTCGCCGAGGCGTCGGCCGGCCGCCGCGAACAGGTCTTCGAGGAGCGCCGGAGCCGTGATCAGGCTGGGGCCGGTATCGAACACGTATCCGTTCCGGCGCAGCTGGCCCGCCCGTCCGCCCAGCTGGGCGCGCTGTTCGACGAGGGTTGTGGACACTCCGGCCGCCTGGAGGCGGATGGCCGAGGCGAGGCCGCCGAAGCCACTCCCGATGACGACGGCGCGGAGCGGTTTGTACCCGTCGGAGCCGCCCTGCGGTGGACGCGGCGCCGCGCCGTTGGTGCGCCCGGCGGACCTGGAAGACATGGGGCGCCTACCCTCGCGCGGCGGGGTGCCGTTCGACGCGCCACCGCCGCCCGGCCCGCAGGCGCCCGTAGCCCCGGCGGGCGAGCACCACCTTGGCCGGCAGGGAGGTGTGGGCGCGGAGGTTCAGACTGTCGTGACCGTTGGCGCGCACCTGGTCGTGGATGCCCTGATAGACCTGCGCGGCCACCGCCACGGCGCGCTGGAAGGAAGCCGGCAGGTGGGGCATGCCTTCGTAGGCGTCGGCATAGGCGGCATCGGCGATGCCCATGAGTTCCTCGAGCAACCCGGAGTACGCCGCTCCCACTCCGCCTCCACGTCGCGCGCGCGCCCGCACCGCGAGGAGCGCCTCCCGGCTCACGCCATGGGCGGCCATGCGGTCGGCGGGGAGGTAGAGCCGCCCGCGCGCGAGGTCCTCTCCGACATCGCGGATGATGTTGGTGAGCTGCATCGCGTGCCCCAGCGTGTGTGCGCGCTCGATCACCCAGCCGTCGCGCACGCCGAACGAATACGTCAGCCAGGCGCCCACCACCGACGCGACGCGATGGGTATAGAGGCGCAGCTCGTCCATGGTCCGGTAGATGCGCGGTTCGACGTCCATGCGCACGCCTTCGATGAGTTCGGACGCGAGGTCGAAGGGGATGCGCCGGCTTGCCATATCGCCCATGACCGCGTCGGCGAGGGGGATCCCCGTCGCCTCGCCGTCGTAGGCCGCCCGGCAGATCGCGGCCCAGGCGTCAAGCGTTCGATACAGGTCGACGCCGGGTGCGGAGGTCTCGTCCACCAGGTCGTCCGTGAACCGGCACCAGGCGTAGATCTCCCGCACTCTCCTGCGTTCCTCCGGCGCGAAGAGCCGGGCGGCGAAGGAGAAGCTGCGGCTGTGGCGGGCGAAGTAGCGTCCCCACTCCCGCCGGGCCCCGAGCGCCTGGGCGCGGGCCGCGATGGAGGTGATCGTCGTGAAGGCGGGGGGCGCGGCCGGCCCGTCCGCCCGCCGCCGGCCGCTTGTGGAAAGGCGGGACGCGGATCCGTTTGCGGGGATCCGCGGCGCGGGGCGCCTCGCAAGACCTTGCGCCGCCGCGCGCTCGCAGCGCCGGACCCATCTGCGCATGAGGTCGACGAGGGCCGGGTCGGCCTTTGCCGCGAGGAGCCTGCCCGCCAGCTTCGAGCCGCGCGCGCGCAGACCCTCCAACGCCTCGTGTGCCATGGACGGAGCGGCGGGGACATGTTCGGTACCGTTAGTCCTCTTCCGGAAGAACTCGCGCAGCGCCTCTTCGGGGGTGAGATCGAACCACCGGGGTCCGCGGTCGCCGAGCACGGAGGTCCAGACCCGGTTCCGGAAGTCCTGTAGCTTGGGCTTGCCGGTATCGTCGCCGGGGCAGTAGTCCAGGAAGTCGTCCACCAGTTGATAGAACGCCCCGAATTCGATCCCGAGCTCGCGGAGTTCGCGCGCCGACCGGATGGCTGCGCCATCGCCCGCCCAGCCCGCCAGCCCCGCCGCCGCCCCGAATAGCGCACCGCTCTTGGCGCGCACCACTTCCAGGTATCCGTCCGCGTGGCACCCGCGCGCCGACACTTCCCCCTGCATCTTCTCGCCCCGGACGGTTGTCTCCACGGCCTCCGTGAAGGCGGTCAGGAATCCCTCCGAGCGGGTCATGAGCGCGACCCGGTAGCTCCCGGTCAGGCAGAGGTCCCCCGCGAGGAGGGCGGCGCCCGCGCCCTTCGCACCCAGCAGGGAGGAGGAGTTGCGGCGCTTCGCTCCGCCGTCGAGGACATCGTCGTGGTGGAGCGAGGCCTCGTGCGCCATCTGCACGGCCAGGCAGCCAAGCCAGAAGCGATCGGTGAGACGGTCGCGCCGCTCCGGTGGCACGAAGGCCAGCGCGGTCCGGGGGCGGAGCAGCTTGCCGCGCAGGGGCGGCACCGCAACCCCCCGCTCGGAGGCCGCCTTGCCCGCCCTGGCGAGCCCCGTCTCGACGAGGCCGCTGGCCGCTAGCGTGCTTCGCGCGCTACCCACCGCTGCCCCCCCTTCACCAGCGCCAGCACGGCCACGGTCGCCATCACCGCTCCCCGGTATCCGCCGACCAGCGTCATCGCAAGCGACAGCGCCAGCACCGTCGCGTAGTACGTCTCCATGAGCGGGACGGGGATGCGCCGGGCTGCTTCGTCCGCCCGCACCAGGTCGAACCCGGCCATGATCGCCACCCCCGTCGCGAACCACCCGGCCAGGTTGACGAGCGGCATCCCGTAGTACGGCCCCGGCGTCTCCCATACCCAGTACCGCGTCAGCGAACTCATCGCGGGATCGAGCGTCAGATCCCAGGTCGTCAGCAGAAGCGCCCCGATTCCCCAGCGCGCGACTCGTGAATCAGCCATGGCGTTCGCGATGACGTAGGAAGGAAACGCCATCATGAACCAACTGAGTGGAATCAGCAGGGGAACCAGCCCGGCGACCCGGTATCCCAGCAGCTCGGTGTAGCGATAGGCGCTGAACGGAAACCCGGTGGCGGTGCCCAGCAGCTCGGCGCCCAGCGACAGTCCTCCGGCCACTGCCAGTCCCGGGAGCCAGCTCCATCCGGCGCGGGCCGAGAGGGAGATCGCCAGCGCCGCGAACGCGACGAGGATGTGGCCGCGGGCGAAGAACTCGAACGCAACCGGAAAGAACCCGGCGGACGAGGGGAAACTGGCAAGCAGTTCGGGATGCCGTCCGAAGGTGGCGTACCCCGCGACGGATGCCATGGAGAACAGAGCCAGGGCCGCGAGGCCGATCTGGTCCACGCGAGTCAGTCCGGACATCGGTGGATCAGGCGGGAATCGATGCGGTCTGCGGAAAATGCCGGTCCATCCAGCGCTGGAACGCCGACAGGCTGGCGAACCGCCCGGACCGGCCGAGCGGCCACCCGCGCACGGCGGATCGGGTTCCTCGGCTGCCGGTGCCTCCGACCGCGAGCGCGAAGGGCCGTCGGGGATCGGCGAGTTTGCCCGCGACCTCGATGAACCGTCGCACGTCGTTGGGGCCGGATGGTGGCGTCACGGACAGGCACACCAGCGCGGCTCCCCGGGCTCGCTGCGCGGCCACGATTTCCGGGATCGGCAGGCCGGTGCCCAGATACTCGACCGCCCACCCGCGCTGCACCAGCATCAGGCGGACCAGGAGAGCGCCCAGGCCGTGACGGTCGGTCTCGAGGGTGCCAACGACGGCCACCGGCGGTTGCGGGCCCGGCCGCCGGTCGGCATGGCCGCTCCCTCCGACCAGAGAGATAATCGTTTCGCTCACCTCGCGGGTGGCGGCGCGCTCGTCGGCGATCCGCAGTTCCCCTCGCCGCCACCCCTCGCCCACCCTGCGCAGGAACCCTCCGAGCACGCCGTCCAGAATCCGCGCTCCGATCGGATCAACCGCCGTCACATGGCGCAGGAAGCGACCGATCAGGTGCGCCCGCCCAAGCTTGAGCCAACCGACGAGCAGGTTTCGCGCCGGCGAGGCGTTGCCGCCCTCCAGCGCCTGAACCGCGGTCCAGACCGCCCCGGCGTCGTCCCCGAACCAGTGCAGATACACTTCGTTGCCGCGCTCCCGCGCCACGCGCAGGGCGGTGTCCAGCGGGATGCGGCGGTGGCCCCCGGCGGTGGTCCCGACCCGGGCGCCCGCCGAAGCGGGCTCAGGGCGGGCGGCGCCGGATGCACCAGACCCGCGAACCCCCCGGAACCACCGCTTTACGGTGGAGGAATGCACGCCCAGCAGTTCCGCAACTTCGCGTGTGCCGAGCTGCACGGGCTCCGGGTTGGCTGGGGATACGATCAAAGCGTTCGTAGGGGCAACGCGTGAGCGGTTTGCGAGCGGGCGCAGGTGTCATGATAGCATCAAATACGCGTAACAGACAACTGATAATCGGTATGAAACAGACGCACGGCTGCAAACGGCCCCTGAATTCGCTCATCGTGGTCTCTCAGGACGGTTTGACCCGAGGCCGCGCGGGCCGGCCCCGGTGATGCGTGTCAGGATGGGCTCCCGCCCGGCGGTTACCGTCCGGCCGCCTGCCTCCCCAGCCGGATGGCCTCCTCCGCGCCGCCCACCTGCATGAGCAGCCCGAGGAAACCCTCACCGACCCGCTGCCCGATGTCGCCGGCGTTGGCGGTGATCATGTCCGCGAGCCCCGCCCGCGTGGCCTCGGCGAGGACGGCCTGGTTGCCCTGCTCGGCCGCCTCGCGGTCGCCGCCGAGGGCGCCGGTGAGGCTGCCGATGCCGCACGCCAGCACGCTGTAGCCGGGCACGTCCGCGATGGCGGCGGCCTCCGCGACCGCATCCGGGTCCTCGACCATGAGCATGGCGATCACCGTGCCGTCCGGGTTGGCGGGCGACCACACGTCCGCGCCCGTGTCCTCGAAGAAGCTCACCGCGGCGCGCGCCTCCGCTACGTTGCGGACGTGCGGCAGGACGACCCCGTCGGCACCCAGCTCGAGCGCCTCCCGCACGCGGGCGCGGGTCGCTTCCTCCCCATCCTGTTCGATGGACGGGATGCGCACCAGCAAGGTCTTGCGGCCGACCGCGCCGGGGGAGCGCAGGCCCGTGGCGATGGCCTCCACCGCGGCCGGGTCGT
This genomic stretch from Gammaproteobacteria bacterium harbors:
- a CDS encoding carotenoid biosynthesis protein, whose product is MSGLTRVDQIGLAALALFSMASVAGYATFGRHPELLASFPSSAGFFPVAFEFFARGHILVAFAALAISLSARAGWSWLPGLAVAGGLSLGAELLGTATGFPFSAYRYTELLGYRVAGLVPLLIPLSWFMMAFPSYVIANAMADSRVARWGIGALLLTTWDLTLDPAMSSLTRYWVWETPGPYYGMPLVNLAGWFATGVAIMAGFDLVRADEAARRIPVPLMETYYATVLALSLAMTLVGGYRGAVMATVAVLALVKGGQRWVAREAR
- a CDS encoding cobalamin-dependent protein (Presence of a B(12) (cobalamin)-binding domain implies dependence on cobalamin itself, in one of its several forms, or in some unusual lineages, dependence on a cobalamin-like analog.), with protein sequence MQLGTREVAELLGVHSSTVKRWFRGVRGSGASGAARPEPASAGARVGTTAGGHRRIPLDTALRVARERGNEVYLHWFGDDAGAVWTAVQALEGGNASPARNLLVGWLKLGRAHLIGRFLRHVTAVDPIGARILDGVLGGFLRRVGEGWRRGELRIADERAATREVSETIISLVGGSGHADRRPGPQPPVAVVGTLETDRHGLGALLVRLMLVQRGWAVEYLGTGLPIPEIVAAQRARGAALVCLSVTPPSGPNDVRRFIEVAGKLADPRRPFALAVGGTGSRGTRSAVRGWPLGRSGRFASLSAFQRWMDRHFPQTASIPA